A single region of the Brachypodium distachyon strain Bd21 chromosome 3, Brachypodium_distachyon_v3.0, whole genome shotgun sequence genome encodes:
- the LOC100838102 gene encoding uncharacterized protein LOC100838102 isoform X3 — MLLSPSAPWPRIKPVRLNRPPQCKDRLSLHRGRRPRAQRRLGVCMAEMARIGSGSSREAGVSDGESDPILRAELPGPGREAVSWWTPVEAALNRMSKWLVAGSFAFAALWKHDAEIMWALMGAVVNTVLSSILKQMFNHERPAPALRSDPGMPSSHAQSIFYAATFLVLSFVVTGVAGPPHTESDHCGRYCRICLRRSVVAALAFACAGSVRFLIMGANYSHPWFSSVLHWLHHLHHSPLAQG; from the exons ATGCTTCTGTCACCTTCAGCCCCATGGCCGCGCATCAAGCCCGTGCGCCTGAATCGCCCCCCGCAGTGCAAAGACCGGCTCTCTCTGCACCGTGGCCGGCGGCCCAGGGCCCAACGGCGGCTCGGCGTGTGCATGGCTGAGATGGCCAGGATTGGGAGCGGGTCATCGCGGGAGGCGGGGGTGTCTGACGGGGAGAGCGATCCGATTCTGCGAGCTGAGTTGCCTGGCCCGGGGCGGGAGGCTGTGAGCTGGTGGACACCCGTCGAGGCGGCGCTGAATCGGATG AGTAAATGGCTGGTTGCTGGTTCCTTTGCTTTTGCAGCTCTTTGGAAGCATGATGCTGAGATTATGTGGGCTTTGATGGGTGCGGTTGTGAACACGGTACTTTCATCAATTCTTAAGCAGATGTTCAACCATGAAAGGCCGGCACCAGCTTTGCGATCTGATCCTGGGATGCCATCATCCCATGCTCAATCCATTTTCTATGCTGCGACGTTTCTAGTTCTTTCAT TCGTGGTTACGGGTGTCGCAGGGCCTCCACACACTGAATCAGATCATTGTGGGCGCTACTGTAGGATCTGCCTTCGGCGCTCTGTGGTTGCTGCTCTGGCATTTGCATGTGCAGGAAGCGTTCGCTTCCTCATTATGGGTGCAAATTACAGTCATCCTTGGTTCAGTAGCGTTTTGCATTGGCTTCATCATCTACATCATTCACCACTGGCTCAAGGTTGA
- the LOC100846306 gene encoding lipid phosphate phosphatase epsilon 2, chloroplastic isoform X2, whose protein sequence is MLPGTRREAATWWTPVEASLNGMSKWLVAGGFAFAAVWKHDAEVMWALMGAVLNKALSTILKKMLNHQRPDQALRSGPGMPSSHAQSMFYAATFLVLSLFKWLGTNYLAMIIGATTMASASYLSWLRVLHRQHTLNQILVGAAVGSAFGTLWFVLWRSLVQEAFASSLWVKITVLLGPVAFCIAVILQMIHDRRKV, encoded by the exons ATGTTGCCCGGCACGAGGCGGGAGGCCGCGACCTGGTGGACGCCGGTTGAGGCGTCGCTCAATGGGATG AGTAAATGGCTGGTGGCTGGTGGTTTTGCGTTTGCAGCTGTTTGGAAGCATGATGCTGAGGTTATGTGGGCTTTGATGGGTGCGGTGTTGAACAAGGCACTTTCAACAATTCTTAAAAAGATGCTCAACCATCAAAGGCCGGATCAAGCTTTGCGATCTGGTCCTGGGATGCCATCATCCCATGCTCAATCCATGTTCTATGCCGCGACGTTTCTAGTTCTATCAT TGTTCAAATGGCTTGGGACAAATTACCTGGCAATGATTATCGGGGCTACAACTATGGCATCAGCATCCTATCTA TCGTGGTTGCGGGTGTTGCATCGTCAGCACACGCTGAATCAGATCCTCGTGGGTGCTGCTGTAGGATCTGCTTTCGGCACTCTGTGGTTTGTGCTCTGGCGTTCGCTCGTGCAGGAAGCGTTCGCTTCCTCATTATGGGTGAAAATTACAGTCCTCCTTGGTCCAGTGGCGTTCTGCATTGCCGTCATCCTCCAGATGATCCACGACCGGCGCAAGGTTTAA
- the LOC100838102 gene encoding lipid phosphate phosphatase epsilon 2, chloroplastic isoform X2, whose product MLLSPSAPWPRIKPVRLNRPPQCKDRLSLHRGRRPRAQRRLGVCMAEMARIGSGSSREAGVSDGESDPILRAELPGPGREAVSWWTPVEAALNRMSKWLVAGSFAFAALWKHDAEIMWALMGAVVNTVLSSILKQMFNHERPAPALRSDPGMPSSHAQSIFYAATFLVLSLFYSLGTNYLAMIIGAATIASASYLGLHTLNQIIVGATVGSAFGALWLLLWHLHVQEAFASSLWVQITVILGSVAFCIGFIIYIIHHWLKVE is encoded by the exons ATGCTTCTGTCACCTTCAGCCCCATGGCCGCGCATCAAGCCCGTGCGCCTGAATCGCCCCCCGCAGTGCAAAGACCGGCTCTCTCTGCACCGTGGCCGGCGGCCCAGGGCCCAACGGCGGCTCGGCGTGTGCATGGCTGAGATGGCCAGGATTGGGAGCGGGTCATCGCGGGAGGCGGGGGTGTCTGACGGGGAGAGCGATCCGATTCTGCGAGCTGAGTTGCCTGGCCCGGGGCGGGAGGCTGTGAGCTGGTGGACACCCGTCGAGGCGGCGCTGAATCGGATG AGTAAATGGCTGGTTGCTGGTTCCTTTGCTTTTGCAGCTCTTTGGAAGCATGATGCTGAGATTATGTGGGCTTTGATGGGTGCGGTTGTGAACACGGTACTTTCATCAATTCTTAAGCAGATGTTCAACCATGAAAGGCCGGCACCAGCTTTGCGATCTGATCCTGGGATGCCATCATCCCATGCTCAATCCATTTTCTATGCTGCGACGTTTCTAGTTCTTTCAT TGTTCTACTCGCTTGGGACAAATTATCTGGCAATGATTATTGGAGCTGCAACTATAGCATCAGCCTCCTATCTA GGCCTCCACACACTGAATCAGATCATTGTGGGCGCTACTGTAGGATCTGCCTTCGGCGCTCTGTGGTTGCTGCTCTGGCATTTGCATGTGCAGGAAGCGTTCGCTTCCTCATTATGGGTGCAAATTACAGTCATCCTTGGTTCAGTAGCGTTTTGCATTGGCTTCATCATCTACATCATTCACCACTGGCTCAAGGTTGAATAG
- the LOC100846306 gene encoding lipid phosphate phosphatase epsilon 2, chloroplastic isoform X1: MTLLLCLRLALRPANRLVFPSQKNSMARVGGGSSRRELEVSAGRGDPVNMLPGTRREAATWWTPVEASLNGMSKWLVAGGFAFAAVWKHDAEVMWALMGAVLNKALSTILKKMLNHQRPDQALRSGPGMPSSHAQSMFYAATFLVLSLFKWLGTNYLAMIIGATTMASASYLSWLRVLHRQHTLNQILVGAAVGSAFGTLWFVLWRSLVQEAFASSLWVKITVLLGPVAFCIAVILQMIHDRRKV; the protein is encoded by the exons ATGACACTGTTACTATGTCTCCGCCTGGCACTTCGCCCAGCTAATCGATTGGTTTTCCCCTCACAAAAG AACTCGATGGCCAGGGTCGGCGGTGGGTCTTCACGGCGGGAGCTGGAGGTTTCTGCCGGGCGGGGCGATCCGGTTAACATGTTGCCCGGCACGAGGCGGGAGGCCGCGACCTGGTGGACGCCGGTTGAGGCGTCGCTCAATGGGATG AGTAAATGGCTGGTGGCTGGTGGTTTTGCGTTTGCAGCTGTTTGGAAGCATGATGCTGAGGTTATGTGGGCTTTGATGGGTGCGGTGTTGAACAAGGCACTTTCAACAATTCTTAAAAAGATGCTCAACCATCAAAGGCCGGATCAAGCTTTGCGATCTGGTCCTGGGATGCCATCATCCCATGCTCAATCCATGTTCTATGCCGCGACGTTTCTAGTTCTATCAT TGTTCAAATGGCTTGGGACAAATTACCTGGCAATGATTATCGGGGCTACAACTATGGCATCAGCATCCTATCTA TCGTGGTTGCGGGTGTTGCATCGTCAGCACACGCTGAATCAGATCCTCGTGGGTGCTGCTGTAGGATCTGCTTTCGGCACTCTGTGGTTTGTGCTCTGGCGTTCGCTCGTGCAGGAAGCGTTCGCTTCCTCATTATGGGTGAAAATTACAGTCCTCCTTGGTCCAGTGGCGTTCTGCATTGCCGTCATCCTCCAGATGATCCACGACCGGCGCAAGGTTTAA
- the LOC100838102 gene encoding lipid phosphate phosphatase epsilon 2, chloroplastic isoform X1, whose amino-acid sequence MLLSPSAPWPRIKPVRLNRPPQCKDRLSLHRGRRPRAQRRLGVCMAEMARIGSGSSREAGVSDGESDPILRAELPGPGREAVSWWTPVEAALNRMSKWLVAGSFAFAALWKHDAEIMWALMGAVVNTVLSSILKQMFNHERPAPALRSDPGMPSSHAQSIFYAATFLVLSLFYSLGTNYLAMIIGAATIASASYLSWLRVSQGLHTLNQIIVGATVGSAFGALWLLLWHLHVQEAFASSLWVQITVILGSVAFCIGFIIYIIHHWLKVE is encoded by the exons ATGCTTCTGTCACCTTCAGCCCCATGGCCGCGCATCAAGCCCGTGCGCCTGAATCGCCCCCCGCAGTGCAAAGACCGGCTCTCTCTGCACCGTGGCCGGCGGCCCAGGGCCCAACGGCGGCTCGGCGTGTGCATGGCTGAGATGGCCAGGATTGGGAGCGGGTCATCGCGGGAGGCGGGGGTGTCTGACGGGGAGAGCGATCCGATTCTGCGAGCTGAGTTGCCTGGCCCGGGGCGGGAGGCTGTGAGCTGGTGGACACCCGTCGAGGCGGCGCTGAATCGGATG AGTAAATGGCTGGTTGCTGGTTCCTTTGCTTTTGCAGCTCTTTGGAAGCATGATGCTGAGATTATGTGGGCTTTGATGGGTGCGGTTGTGAACACGGTACTTTCATCAATTCTTAAGCAGATGTTCAACCATGAAAGGCCGGCACCAGCTTTGCGATCTGATCCTGGGATGCCATCATCCCATGCTCAATCCATTTTCTATGCTGCGACGTTTCTAGTTCTTTCAT TGTTCTACTCGCTTGGGACAAATTATCTGGCAATGATTATTGGAGCTGCAACTATAGCATCAGCCTCCTATCTA TCGTGGTTACGGGTGTCGCAGGGCCTCCACACACTGAATCAGATCATTGTGGGCGCTACTGTAGGATCTGCCTTCGGCGCTCTGTGGTTGCTGCTCTGGCATTTGCATGTGCAGGAAGCGTTCGCTTCCTCATTATGGGTGCAAATTACAGTCATCCTTGGTTCAGTAGCGTTTTGCATTGGCTTCATCATCTACATCATTCACCACTGGCTCAAGGTTGAATAG
- the LOC100846306 gene encoding lipid phosphate phosphatase epsilon 1, chloroplastic isoform X3, whose translation MTLLLCLRLALRPANRLVFPSQKNSMARVGGGSSRRELEVSAGRGDPVNMLPGTRREAATWWTPVEASLNGMSKWLVAGGFAFAAVWKHDAEVMWALMGAVLNKALSTILKKMLNHQRPDQALRSGPGMPSSHAQSMFYAATFLVLSLFKWLGTNYLAMIIGATTMASASYLKQPCFLVMIFKFFTAF comes from the exons ATGACACTGTTACTATGTCTCCGCCTGGCACTTCGCCCAGCTAATCGATTGGTTTTCCCCTCACAAAAG AACTCGATGGCCAGGGTCGGCGGTGGGTCTTCACGGCGGGAGCTGGAGGTTTCTGCCGGGCGGGGCGATCCGGTTAACATGTTGCCCGGCACGAGGCGGGAGGCCGCGACCTGGTGGACGCCGGTTGAGGCGTCGCTCAATGGGATG AGTAAATGGCTGGTGGCTGGTGGTTTTGCGTTTGCAGCTGTTTGGAAGCATGATGCTGAGGTTATGTGGGCTTTGATGGGTGCGGTGTTGAACAAGGCACTTTCAACAATTCTTAAAAAGATGCTCAACCATCAAAGGCCGGATCAAGCTTTGCGATCTGGTCCTGGGATGCCATCATCCCATGCTCAATCCATGTTCTATGCCGCGACGTTTCTAGTTCTATCAT TGTTCAAATGGCTTGGGACAAATTACCTGGCAATGATTATCGGGGCTACAACTATGGCATCAGCATCCTATCTA AAGCAACCATGCTTTTTGGTTATGATATTCAAGTTCTTCACTGCGTTCTAA
- the LOC100846000 gene encoding uncharacterized protein LOC100846000, whose translation MPTITHYVLDPFLETGSITNTHKVVPKPPLLPGESPEKPIPVPVAPARTSPALYTTPESTPLPDSPSSFPGTWSPYLINHKRRGPGLIKTLSQGDVGGEGSQPKIPVTLPALPKRSETFTAQEFNGVVGGHGVDETLDGQTGMVLKGKATLSAQDEQNQPEFEFQHGSPDALVRPVNVGRLVNGGTPRNAENDAFFEPQDSQSVASNSEAEDAGGQERWWKPSSPFGASVGTPGAEFYDAFEEISSDGATRSSRCIDDDFREMRLSLLTEIEGRKQAEEAVDNWQKEWKKLNHHLSLIALTLPSPCVDETTDDSSMDPGAELCQQIAVSQLVAAAIARGLARAEVESEMESVISAKNFEIARLSDRVQYYEAANREMSQRNQEAIEMSRQQRNKRKLRQKWFWGSVGLAVTLGTAAIAWSYLPTTQASPESDSTNTNSD comes from the exons ATGCCGACCATCACGCACTACGTTCTGGACCCCTTCCTGGAGACTGGGTCCATTACAAATACCCACAAGGTTGTTCCgaagccgccgctgctcccggGGGAGTCTCCTGAGAAGCCGATACCTGTGCCAGTTGCTCCTGCTAGGACATCGCCGGCGCTCTACACCACGCCTGAGAGCACACCACTCCCAGACTCACCATCATCGTTCCCTGGAACCTGGTCGCCGTACCTCATCAACCATAAACGTCGTGGACCTGGCCTGATCAAGACACTTTCCCAGGGTGATGTTGGAGGTGAGGGTAGCCAGCCAAAGATACCTGTGACGTTACCTGCTTTGCCAAAAAGGAGTGAAACCTTCACAGCGCAAGAGTTCAATGGTGTGGTTGGAGGTCACGGTGTGGATGAGACCTTGGATGGGCAGACTGGAATGGTACTGAAGGGCAAAGCCACCCTTTCTGCCCAAGATGAGCAGAATCAGCCCGAGTTTGAGTTTCAGCATGGAAGTCCAGACGCTTTGGTGAGGCCTGTCAATGTTGGAAGGCTTGTCAATGGTGGAACTCCAAGAAATGCTGAGAATGATGCCTTCTTTGAGCCTCAGGATTCACAAAGTGTTGCTAGTAACTCCGAAGCTGAGGATGCTGGCGGGCAGGAGCGGTGGTGGAAACCCAGTTCCCCTTTTGGGGCATCTGTTGGCACACCTGGTGCAGAGTTTTATGATGCATTTGAAG AAATATCCAGTGATGGTGCAACTCGATCTTCTCGGTGTATAGATGATGACTTTCGTGAAATGAGGTTAAGTCTGTTGACAGAAATTGAGGGGAGGAAACAAGCTGAGGAAGCAGTTGATAACTGGCAGAAGGAATGGAAGAAGCTGAATCATCACCTATCACTTATAGCCTTGACACTTCCATCTCCATGTGTAGATGAGACCACTGATGATTCAAGTATGGATCCTGGAGCTGAGTTGTGCCAGCAAATAGCTGTTTCACAACTTGTAGCTGCTGCTATTGCTCGGGGATTAGCTCGTGCAGAAGTTGAATCAGAGATGGAAAGTGTGATTTCAGCAAAGAACTTTGAGATTGCAAGGCTATCAGATAGGGTACAGTACTATGAAGCTGCAAACAGGGAGATGTCTCAAAGAAACCAAGAAGCTATCG AGATGTCCAGGCAACAGCGGAACAAGCGTAAGCTGAGACAGAAGTGGTTCTGGGGTTCAGTTGGGCTAGCAGTTACCCTTGGCACAGCAGCCATTGCGTGGTCCTACCTACCCACGACTCAGGCTAGCCCAGAGTCGGATAGCACCAATACCAACAGCGATTAG